The candidate division Zixibacteria bacterium HGW-Zixibacteria-1 genome includes a region encoding these proteins:
- a CDS encoding DUF4416 domain-containing protein: MGRIKEPLPGRLIVSVIYSSIGAMDAAAGEIEKKYGRVEIETDDIDFLHTTYYREEMGDDLKRKFFAFEKMVERDKLAEIKLWTNKLEEKFGEKVGDFVFRKINIDPGILTLASLTLASTKDYAHRIYLRDGIFAETTLIYEKRKFKALPWTYPDYIEPVTIEFLTRVRDMMKGTEFEV; encoded by the coding sequence ATGGGACGAATAAAAGAACCTCTGCCGGGACGGCTGATCGTGTCGGTCATTTATTCTTCGATCGGCGCCATGGATGCCGCCGCCGGAGAGATCGAAAAAAAATACGGGCGGGTGGAAATCGAGACCGATGATATTGATTTCCTGCATACCACCTATTACCGCGAAGAGATGGGTGATGACCTGAAACGGAAATTTTTTGCCTTCGAAAAGATGGTCGAGCGCGACAAATTGGCCGAAATAAAACTATGGACGAATAAACTTGAGGAAAAATTCGGTGAAAAAGTGGGCGATTTTGTTTTTCGCAAAATCAATATCGATCCCGGGATACTGACGCTGGCCTCTTTGACCCTGGCTTCGACCAAAGATTATGCCCATCGAATTTATCTCAGGGACGGCATTTTTGCCGAAACGACATTAATATATGAAAAGAGAAAGTTTAAGGCATTGCCATGGACCTACCCGGATTATATCGAGCCGGTTACAATCGAATTTCTTACGCGGGTCCGCGATATGATGAAGGGAACGGAGTTTGAAGTATAG